A genomic window from Martelella lutilitoris includes:
- a CDS encoding DMT family transporter: protein MLWSLAGLFVRAIDLGLWDLILWRSLFACLCLVAIAIARSAEAVRFDWRFCLAACFSATAMFCYVAALTMTTVANVLIIYATLPFVTAALAFAVGREAASRRLLMASTVSMIGIVFVAGTALAASDIKGNLLAFAMTLSFGALLIVTRRNRALNLIHVNAAGAALCAIAAFPFSSGQLPGGGALGLIFMLAFLTTALAFLLFLAGGRHVASSESALIALLDVVLGPLWVWLAFAEDPGKSAIAGGLIVVAAVVWYFWPSLRRSRS, encoded by the coding sequence GTGCTCTGGAGCCTTGCTGGCCTGTTCGTACGCGCAATTGATCTTGGGCTTTGGGATCTGATCCTGTGGCGTTCTCTCTTCGCCTGCCTTTGCCTTGTTGCCATCGCCATCGCAAGGTCGGCGGAAGCGGTGCGTTTCGACTGGCGCTTCTGCCTGGCCGCCTGCTTCTCCGCCACCGCAATGTTCTGCTATGTCGCCGCACTCACGATGACGACGGTCGCAAACGTTTTGATCATCTACGCGACACTTCCCTTCGTGACAGCCGCATTGGCCTTCGCGGTCGGTCGGGAAGCGGCCTCGCGACGCCTGTTGATGGCGAGCACGGTATCTATGATCGGGATCGTGTTCGTTGCAGGCACTGCACTGGCGGCGAGCGATATCAAGGGTAACTTGCTGGCTTTCGCAATGACGCTGAGCTTTGGCGCGCTTCTCATCGTCACGCGCCGTAATCGAGCCCTGAATCTCATTCATGTGAATGCCGCGGGGGCAGCGTTGTGTGCGATCGCGGCATTCCCATTCTCATCCGGCCAGCTTCCGGGGGGCGGTGCGCTCGGATTGATATTCATGCTGGCCTTTCTCACGACCGCGCTCGCATTCCTGTTATTTCTTGCAGGTGGACGCCATGTCGCTTCGTCGGAGTCGGCTTTGATCGCACTTCTCGATGTGGTTCTCGGTCCGCTTTGGGTTTGGTTGGCCTTCGCCGAAGATCCGGGGAAATCGGCGATCGCAGGTGGTCTTATCGTAGTGGCAGCAGTGGTCTGGTATTTCTGGCCGTCCCTGCGCCGGTCTCGATCCTGA
- a CDS encoding DUF1737 domain-containing protein, which produces MKAYRLLTGVDDAAFCHRITEALNLGWRLHGSPVLTYDGVRQAVICGQAITKDVPDRSYEPSMDLSRQ; this is translated from the coding sequence ATGAAAGCTTATCGTCTGCTGACCGGCGTCGATGACGCTGCATTCTGCCACCGCATTACTGAGGCCCTCAACCTGGGCTGGAGACTGCACGGGAGCCCGGTCCTGACCTACGACGGCGTGCGTCAGGCCGTGATTTGCGGGCAGGCGATCACGAAGGATGTTCCTGACCGCAGTTACGAGCCTTCGATGGATCTTTCCCGACAATAG
- a CDS encoding branched-chain amino acid transaminase produces MSDVLAFDDRDGLIWLDGALVPWSEARLHVMTHSLHAGGAVFEGIRAYDGGIFLSNAHFSRFQRSAEIVGYTLPYSSLELVKACEAVLWANELKDAYIRPIAWRGSESVTVAARNATIHVAIAAWDWPTPAAEGRSTAGIRLQLSSWRRPRADTAPTASKCSGLYMIGTLARHAANDEGFDDALLLDVDGDVAETTATNIILVEGRKLVSPVADCFLDSITKRYVFALAQKAGLELEERKVSLEELCAADEVFVVGTSIEIQPVVELKGPAIGAQWSVGPLTQSLIDNFQNSVRQHCPA; encoded by the coding sequence ATGAGTGACGTGCTTGCTTTCGATGATCGCGATGGCCTGATCTGGCTCGATGGAGCACTCGTTCCCTGGAGCGAAGCCCGGCTCCATGTCATGACCCATTCGCTGCATGCCGGCGGGGCCGTGTTCGAAGGAATTCGGGCCTATGACGGAGGTATATTCCTGTCCAACGCGCATTTCTCCCGCTTCCAGCGTTCTGCCGAGATCGTCGGGTACACGCTTCCCTATTCTAGCCTTGAACTCGTCAAAGCATGTGAAGCCGTTCTCTGGGCGAACGAATTGAAGGATGCCTATATCCGTCCCATCGCCTGGCGCGGCAGCGAGAGCGTGACGGTGGCCGCCCGCAACGCCACTATCCACGTTGCGATTGCCGCCTGGGATTGGCCGACGCCAGCCGCCGAGGGAAGGAGCACGGCGGGTATTCGCCTTCAGCTCTCCTCCTGGAGGCGTCCGCGTGCCGATACGGCGCCGACGGCCTCCAAATGTTCCGGCCTCTACATGATCGGCACGCTCGCGCGGCATGCCGCAAATGACGAGGGTTTCGACGATGCCCTGCTGCTCGACGTCGACGGAGATGTTGCCGAAACGACCGCGACGAACATCATACTGGTCGAGGGCCGCAAGCTCGTGTCCCCGGTAGCAGACTGTTTTCTCGACAGCATCACCAAACGCTATGTCTTCGCTCTCGCGCAGAAGGCTGGCCTGGAACTCGAGGAGCGAAAAGTCTCGCTGGAGGAGTTGTGCGCGGCAGATGAAGTCTTCGTTGTCGGCACTTCGATCGAGATCCAGCCCGTCGTCGAACTCAAGGGGCCAGCGATTGGAGCCCAATGGAGCGTTGGCCCTCTTACCCAAAGCCTCATCGACAACTTTCAGAACTCGGTTCGCCAACACTGTCCCGCATAG
- the pdxY gene encoding pyridoxal kinase gives MTSPPFVISIQSQVVFGHVGNSAAVFPMLAAGLEVAAIPTVIFSNTPDYPTLRGRALPPEFFSDLLQGARERGLPERADFILTGYIGSLDVAMMVADFVAEAKAINPRLVYLCDPVMGDTGPGLYVPEAIADVMRDRLLPMADIATPNPFELSWLTGQPIASMADLKAARAFLRIAPEAHLIATGCALDGTPAGHIESVILGAADASRHPVEHLPVALPGTGDLFAGLIVAGLARGLPLTQSVEAAQRLTSRALDHACALGASEVVLSEQEFRRALLTLDL, from the coding sequence ATGACCTCTCCTCCCTTCGTGATATCGATCCAGAGTCAGGTCGTGTTCGGCCATGTCGGCAATTCCGCGGCCGTGTTTCCGATGCTCGCGGCTGGGCTGGAGGTGGCGGCGATCCCGACGGTCATCTTCTCCAACACGCCCGACTATCCGACGTTGCGTGGCCGGGCTCTGCCGCCGGAATTCTTCTCGGACCTGTTGCAGGGCGCACGCGAGCGCGGCCTGCCGGAACGCGCGGATTTCATCCTGACCGGCTATATCGGCTCGCTCGACGTGGCAATGATGGTCGCGGATTTCGTGGCCGAGGCCAAGGCCATCAATCCGCGCCTTGTCTATCTCTGCGATCCGGTGATGGGCGATACCGGCCCCGGCCTCTATGTGCCGGAGGCGATCGCCGACGTCATGCGCGACCGATTGCTGCCGATGGCCGATATCGCGACGCCGAACCCGTTTGAACTGAGCTGGCTGACCGGGCAGCCGATCGCGTCCATGGCGGACCTCAAAGCCGCGCGAGCCTTTCTCCGCATCGCGCCGGAAGCCCATCTGATCGCAACGGGGTGCGCGCTCGACGGTACGCCCGCCGGCCATATCGAAAGCGTCATTCTCGGAGCCGCCGACGCAAGCCGTCATCCTGTGGAGCACCTGCCGGTCGCGCTTCCGGGCACGGGCGATCTGTTCGCCGGGCTGATCGTCGCGGGGCTCGCGCGCGGATTGCCCTTGACGCAGAGCGTCGAAGCAGCGCAGCGCCTCACATCGCGCGCGCTGGACCACGCCTGTGCCCTCGGCGCCAGCGAAGTGGTGCTCAGCGAACAGGAGTTCCGTCGCGCTCTTCTGACGCTCGATTTGTGA
- a CDS encoding sulfite exporter TauE/SafE family protein has translation MDMNTTALLVAAGLVGGACNAVAGGGTFFTFPALLAAGVPPVVANATSAISIWPGHATSLFGYREELRRNAGRLKSSAPAFVLGSLIGAVLLSITGNALFRQLIPWLLLVATILFALGPRLRSWIRRDRPGMLPRPVIFATDLLVAIYGGYFGAGLGILLMAVLTLIGLSDVNEANAVKNALATIVSSLAVTVFIATGIIAWGPAFAVLVGAIAGGYLGARFARWINPTILRGIVIAVGFGLTWFYF, from the coding sequence ATGGATATGAATACCACGGCCCTTTTGGTCGCCGCCGGTCTTGTTGGCGGAGCCTGCAATGCAGTCGCCGGGGGCGGCACTTTCTTTACTTTTCCGGCGCTCCTTGCGGCTGGCGTTCCTCCGGTCGTCGCCAATGCCACAAGTGCGATTTCGATCTGGCCTGGACATGCGACCAGCCTGTTCGGTTATCGGGAGGAATTGCGCCGGAATGCAGGGCGATTGAAATCCAGCGCGCCTGCTTTCGTTCTCGGTTCCCTTATCGGCGCGGTACTTCTTTCGATCACTGGGAATGCATTATTCCGCCAGCTTATACCATGGCTTTTGCTTGTCGCGACGATCCTGTTCGCACTCGGCCCTAGGCTACGCTCCTGGATAAGAAGGGACCGCCCCGGAATGCTGCCGAGGCCAGTCATCTTTGCGACAGATCTGCTCGTCGCAATCTATGGCGGATATTTCGGTGCGGGCCTCGGTATCCTGCTCATGGCTGTTCTGACGTTGATCGGGCTTAGCGACGTGAACGAGGCCAACGCGGTAAAAAATGCACTGGCAACAATCGTCTCGAGTCTCGCGGTCACAGTTTTCATTGCCACAGGGATCATAGCCTGGGGGCCCGCATTCGCGGTTCTGGTAGGCGCTATTGCGGGCGGCTATCTCGGTGCGCGCTTCGCTCGCTGGATCAATCCGACCATCCTGCGCGGCATCGTCATTGCCGTCGGGTTTGGCCTGACCTGGTTCTATTTCTGA
- a CDS encoding PLP-dependent aminotransferase family protein, producing the protein MASEPLALDIEKEPAGPLFLAIADAITRDIMRGRLKPGARLPGTRALARQLGVHRNTVDAAYQELMTQGWLHAEPARGTFVAEDLPDSMAEPVSVSVPREPATVRPHLAFNDGAPDPRLVPDKALARAFRRALLSPAFRGGADYGDARGTPVLRHALSSYLATDRGVVADPARLLITRGSQMALFLAARAAVKPGQAIAVEEPGYPLAWEAFRAAGAAVRGIPVDAGGLSVAGLEAAIESDPRIAAVYVTPHHQYPTTVTMGAARRLKLLDTVERHGITLIEDDYDHEYRFEGRPVLPLAARAPAGLPLIYVGSLSKLLSPGIRLGYAMAPEPLLGRMAAARAAIDRQGDAPLEAALADLIRDGDLGRHARKARRIYRARRDVLASALSAHLGGRIMFDSPAGGLALWLRCVGVSAETWAERAGAAGLALLPGTRFALDRTAPQALRLGYAALDEEQIARAVDILARSLPD; encoded by the coding sequence ATGGCATCGGAGCCGCTTGCGCTGGATATCGAGAAGGAGCCCGCCGGCCCGCTGTTTCTGGCGATTGCCGACGCGATCACCCGCGACATCATGCGTGGCCGCCTTAAGCCCGGCGCCCGTCTGCCGGGGACGCGGGCGCTGGCGCGCCAGCTCGGCGTTCACCGCAACACGGTCGACGCCGCCTATCAGGAGCTCATGACGCAGGGCTGGCTCCATGCCGAACCCGCACGCGGCACATTCGTCGCCGAGGATTTGCCCGACAGCATGGCGGAGCCGGTTTCGGTGTCCGTGCCCAGAGAGCCCGCTACCGTCCGCCCGCATCTCGCCTTCAACGATGGTGCTCCCGATCCGAGGCTGGTGCCGGACAAGGCGCTGGCACGCGCCTTCCGCCGTGCATTGCTGTCTCCGGCCTTCCGCGGCGGCGCGGACTATGGCGATGCCCGGGGCACGCCGGTCCTGCGTCACGCGCTGTCGTCCTATCTCGCCACGGACCGGGGCGTGGTCGCCGATCCGGCGCGGCTGCTGATCACGCGCGGCAGCCAGATGGCGCTGTTCCTGGCGGCCAGGGCGGCGGTGAAACCCGGTCAGGCGATTGCCGTGGAAGAACCCGGTTACCCGCTGGCCTGGGAGGCCTTCCGGGCCGCGGGCGCTGCCGTGCGGGGCATTCCGGTCGATGCGGGCGGGCTCTCGGTCGCGGGGCTTGAGGCGGCAATCGAAAGCGATCCGCGCATCGCGGCCGTCTATGTCACGCCCCATCACCAGTATCCGACCACGGTCACCATGGGCGCGGCGCGACGGCTGAAGCTTCTGGACACCGTCGAGCGTCACGGCATCACGCTGATCGAGGATGACTACGATCACGAGTACCGCTTCGAGGGGCGCCCGGTCCTGCCGCTTGCGGCCCGGGCCCCGGCAGGCCTGCCGCTGATCTATGTGGGCTCGCTCTCCAAACTGCTCTCGCCCGGTATTCGCCTCGGCTATGCCATGGCCCCGGAGCCGCTGCTCGGCCGCATGGCGGCCGCGCGTGCGGCCATCGACCGGCAGGGTGACGCGCCGCTTGAGGCCGCGCTGGCGGACCTGATCCGCGACGGAGATCTCGGCCGCCATGCGAGGAAGGCCCGTCGCATCTATCGGGCCCGGCGCGATGTCCTGGCGTCGGCTCTGTCGGCCCATCTGGGCGGGCGGATCATGTTCGACAGCCCCGCGGGCGGGCTGGCCCTGTGGCTGCGGTGCGTGGGCGTCTCCGCCGAAACCTGGGCAGAGCGGGCCGGCGCGGCAGGGCTTGCGCTGCTGCCTGGAACACGCTTCGCCCTTGATCGCACCGCACCGCAAGCCCTTCGTCTCGGCTATGCAGCGCTGGACGAAGAGCAGATTGCCCGGGCGGTGGATATCCTCGCCCGAAGCCTGCCCGATTGA
- a CDS encoding biotin transporter BioY: MALLTSSLTRPASLWRGAALTLCGAVLITIGAKVQIPFWPVPMTLHTLAVFFLAAALGPRLGFMAMAAYLGAGAMGLPVFSGSPERGIGLAYMAGPTGGYLIGYLLSTLVIGRLAEGNGPMRLALAMLAGLAVVYAFGLAWLALFVPASGLIAAGLAPFILGDLIKIALAVALITGLGRLKGRAA; the protein is encoded by the coding sequence ATGGCCTTGCTCACCTCCTCCCTGACCCGCCCGGCATCGCTCTGGCGCGGTGCTGCCCTCACGCTTTGCGGCGCGGTGCTGATCACGATCGGCGCCAAGGTGCAGATCCCGTTCTGGCCCGTGCCGATGACACTGCACACGCTCGCGGTGTTCTTTCTGGCCGCGGCGCTTGGTCCCCGGCTCGGCTTTATGGCCATGGCCGCCTATCTCGGCGCGGGAGCAATGGGACTGCCGGTGTTTTCCGGGTCGCCGGAGCGCGGGATCGGACTTGCCTACATGGCGGGGCCGACCGGCGGCTATCTCATCGGCTACCTGCTCTCGACCCTCGTGATCGGCCGGCTGGCCGAAGGGAATGGCCCGATGCGGCTGGCGCTGGCGATGCTCGCCGGCCTCGCCGTGGTCTATGCCTTCGGCCTGGCATGGCTCGCATTGTTCGTGCCGGCCTCCGGCCTGATCGCCGCCGGCCTCGCTCCGTTCATCCTCGGCGACCTGATCAAGATCGCGCTGGCGGTCGCCCTGATCACCGGCCTCGGCCGCCTCAAGGGTCGCGCGGCATGA
- a CDS encoding glutamine amidotransferase, protein MSKSALILRHLAFEDLGSFGPVLEEEGYRLNHAEAGIDALPDSRDPDLVVVLGGPIGVNDTQAYPCMKTELEWLAPRLAGRRPTLGICLGAQLMAAALGAKVAPMPRKEIGFSALALTEAGINSPLRHLRDVPVLHWHGEAFDIPDGADSLASTAACAAQAFAMGATVLGLQFHPEAGQLPAFERWLIGHSVELAEARIDPASLRREAIAHGPALRHAGQSMLRAWLQDLAA, encoded by the coding sequence ATGTCGAAATCCGCCCTGATCCTGCGCCATCTCGCTTTCGAGGACCTTGGCAGCTTTGGCCCGGTGCTTGAGGAAGAAGGCTACCGTCTCAACCATGCCGAAGCTGGCATCGATGCCTTGCCGGATTCGCGCGACCCCGATCTCGTGGTGGTGCTCGGCGGCCCGATCGGGGTGAATGACACGCAAGCCTATCCCTGCATGAAGACAGAGCTTGAGTGGCTGGCCCCGCGTCTGGCAGGCCGCCGCCCGACGCTCGGCATCTGCCTTGGCGCGCAGCTCATGGCGGCGGCGCTCGGCGCGAAGGTCGCCCCGATGCCCCGCAAGGAAATCGGCTTTTCCGCCCTGGCGCTGACGGAGGCCGGCATCAACAGCCCGCTTCGCCACCTGCGGGATGTGCCGGTTCTCCACTGGCACGGCGAAGCCTTCGATATCCCGGATGGAGCGGACAGTCTCGCCAGCACCGCCGCCTGCGCGGCCCAGGCCTTTGCAATGGGCGCAACTGTTCTGGGGCTGCAATTCCACCCCGAAGCAGGCCAACTGCCGGCCTTCGAGCGCTGGCTCATCGGCCACAGCGTGGAGCTGGCTGAGGCCCGCATCGACCCGGCCAGCCTGCGTCGCGAGGCCATCGCGCACGGTCCGGCGCTGAGGCATGCCGGCCAATCCATGCTCCGGGCATGGCTGCAGGACTTGGCCGCATGA
- a CDS encoding LysE family translocator, with translation MDAFSAVAAFSIAAALLTITPGLDTAMVLRTATVEGGKQAMQAGTGVVTGVLAWGLLASAGLGAVLTVSEVGYRLLQYLGAGYIIWLGARMIRSAIRRTVEEGGALYSVPAGKSANKSANWFWRGLMTNLLNPKVGVFYVSFLPQFIPQDVPVVMFSMALAAIHALMGLIWFAAITAATRPFTRVFHSSLFKRGVDGVTGSVLIAFGVRLAFEERG, from the coding sequence ATGGATGCCTTTTCCGCCGTTGCCGCCTTTTCGATCGCCGCCGCTCTTTTGACAATTACGCCTGGGCTGGACACGGCCATGGTCTTGCGCACTGCCACTGTTGAGGGCGGCAAGCAGGCCATGCAGGCTGGCACCGGGGTGGTAACAGGTGTTCTGGCGTGGGGACTGTTGGCTTCGGCGGGTCTCGGAGCCGTTCTCACCGTATCGGAAGTCGGCTACCGGCTTCTTCAATATCTCGGCGCTGGCTACATCATCTGGCTGGGCGCGCGGATGATCCGGAGCGCAATCCGCAGAACCGTCGAGGAGGGAGGGGCGCTTTACAGCGTGCCGGCAGGCAAATCGGCCAATAAAAGTGCCAACTGGTTCTGGCGCGGTCTGATGACCAATCTTCTCAATCCGAAAGTCGGCGTGTTTTACGTCAGCTTCCTGCCGCAGTTCATTCCACAGGATGTCCCGGTTGTCATGTTCAGCATGGCCCTGGCGGCTATTCATGCGCTTATGGGGCTCATCTGGTTCGCGGCCATCACGGCGGCGACGCGGCCATTCACGCGCGTTTTCCATAGTTCACTATTCAAGCGTGGCGTCGATGGAGTGACTGGCTCGGTCCTGATCGCCTTCGGTGTCCGGCTGGCTTTCGAAGAGCGGGGTTGA
- a CDS encoding PLP-dependent aminotransferase family protein, which yields MSEDIAAGRLEVGDRLPAHRDLAWRLGIGLGTVTKAYGILERRGLLRSVKGRGTFVAVTEARRGDVIDLSRNAPPAVISERLLSRSLNAIARRIDADVFNTYPPVTGHQRFRQEMARWFRRLGLDADPACLLLTNGAQHALSVSLSTLCGPGGTLYVEDQTYPGVINVARHLGVKLTSIAMDDEGMLPDQLERELAPSRGSNAAVYLTPTMQNPTTGSMSKARRSAIALICRKSGIIVIEDDVYALAPDPDYPPIASLAPEHVFYINSLSKTLNPALRIGGLVVPPAWLDRAETAMHASGLMISPLSCSVMEQWLLDGTADAISTAIQEEAIRRRAMATDLLGQAVRQPVHVGYHLWVPLGHSDAEALDTAAKALGILVTPPSSTSANGISSGIRLCIGAPSSEDLEQALPAIRRIVDRFRIETGAGTARNTRPLLPLR from the coding sequence GTGTCGGAGGACATCGCAGCCGGGCGATTGGAGGTTGGAGACAGGCTTCCGGCCCACCGCGATCTTGCCTGGCGTCTCGGCATTGGCCTTGGCACGGTGACGAAGGCCTACGGAATCCTGGAGCGGCGCGGCCTGCTGCGCTCGGTCAAGGGACGGGGCACGTTCGTGGCCGTTACCGAAGCCCGCAGAGGCGACGTCATCGATCTTTCGCGCAACGCGCCGCCCGCCGTCATCAGCGAGAGGCTTCTGTCCCGATCTCTCAACGCGATCGCCAGGCGTATCGACGCGGATGTTTTCAATACCTATCCGCCCGTAACCGGGCATCAGAGGTTCCGCCAAGAAATGGCGCGCTGGTTTCGCCGTCTCGGTCTGGACGCCGACCCTGCCTGCCTGCTTCTGACCAATGGTGCGCAGCACGCGCTGTCCGTCAGCCTCTCCACGCTCTGTGGTCCCGGCGGTACGCTCTATGTGGAGGATCAGACCTATCCCGGTGTGATCAACGTTGCGCGCCATCTTGGCGTCAAGCTCACTTCAATTGCTATGGATGACGAAGGCATGCTGCCGGATCAGCTTGAACGGGAACTCGCGCCAAGTCGCGGCAGCAACGCGGCAGTCTATCTCACGCCGACGATGCAGAACCCGACCACGGGTTCGATGAGCAAAGCGAGAAGGAGCGCGATCGCGCTAATCTGCCGCAAGTCAGGCATCATCGTGATCGAGGACGACGTTTATGCCCTCGCGCCCGACCCGGACTATCCGCCGATCGCGAGCCTTGCGCCTGAGCATGTCTTTTATATCAACAGCCTTTCGAAGACCCTCAACCCGGCTTTGCGGATTGGCGGTCTCGTGGTTCCGCCGGCATGGCTGGACCGCGCGGAAACCGCGATGCATGCCAGCGGGCTGATGATCAGCCCGCTGAGTTGCTCGGTCATGGAACAATGGCTTCTCGATGGAACGGCCGATGCCATCAGCACGGCTATACAGGAAGAAGCCATTCGCCGCCGTGCGATGGCAACGGACTTGTTGGGGCAAGCTGTACGCCAACCTGTCCATGTCGGTTATCATCTGTGGGTTCCGCTAGGCCATTCCGATGCCGAGGCACTCGATACTGCGGCGAAGGCGCTGGGCATTCTGGTTACGCCGCCGTCTTCAACCTCCGCAAACGGCATTAGCTCCGGAATCCGTCTTTGTATCGGTGCGCCATCATCTGAAGATCTTGAGCAGGCGCTTCCCGCGATCAGGCGCATAGTCGATCGCTTCAGGATCGAGACCGGCGCAGGGACGGCCAGAAATACCAGACCACTGCTGCCACTACGATAA
- a CDS encoding RBBP9/YdeN family alpha/beta hydrolase: MTSFITLPGIGGSGETHWQTHWEASDPCFTRFHPSDWDKPHLADWQDALERQIDNSPSPPVLVAHSLACLLVAHAAETVAGRVMGAFLVAVPDPASAAFPAAAASFANPPRHRLPFPTLIVASANDPYATPDYVKERAEEWDAGFVEIGPCGHINGASGLGIWDQGRMLFGAFCAGLRS, encoded by the coding sequence ATGACCTCATTCATCACATTGCCAGGTATCGGCGGTTCCGGTGAAACCCACTGGCAAACGCATTGGGAGGCGTCAGACCCTTGCTTTACCCGGTTCCATCCTTCCGACTGGGACAAGCCCCATCTTGCAGACTGGCAAGACGCGCTGGAAAGGCAAATTGACAATTCGCCATCGCCGCCTGTTCTCGTCGCGCATAGTCTGGCCTGCCTGCTCGTCGCGCACGCGGCAGAGACGGTCGCGGGCCGGGTTATGGGTGCTTTTCTGGTCGCAGTCCCTGATCCTGCCTCCGCTGCATTCCCGGCAGCAGCGGCCAGCTTCGCAAACCCGCCACGCCATCGCCTGCCGTTTCCGACCCTCATCGTCGCAAGCGCCAACGACCCTTATGCCACCCCTGACTATGTGAAAGAACGCGCCGAGGAATGGGACGCCGGTTTCGTCGAGATCGGCCCGTGCGGTCATATCAACGGCGCAAGCGGCCTCGGTATCTGGGACCAGGGGCGGATGCTCTTCGGTGCATTCTGCGCTGGGCTGAGGTCCTGA
- a CDS encoding MOSC domain-containing protein translates to MTVITLLTGRARPLPGSDAQSGIMKSPVERPLRLGPEGFEGDEQADRRVHGGVEKAVHHYPLDHYPLWREELGDLPALAVPGGFGENISASGPTENTVAVGDVFRLGTALLQVSQGRQPCWKLNHRFNVADMARRVQQSGRTGWYYRVLEDGLVKTGDRLELVDRIASDWTLHRLWHALYVDRLNLDELKGIAALDVLAEGWRKYAVRRLESGRVEDWRNRLDGTA, encoded by the coding sequence ATGACCGTGATCACCCTTCTGACAGGGCGCGCCAGACCGCTGCCGGGAAGCGACGCGCAAAGCGGCATCATGAAGTCTCCGGTGGAAAGGCCGCTTCGCCTCGGCCCGGAAGGGTTCGAAGGCGATGAGCAGGCGGACCGGCGGGTGCATGGCGGCGTCGAAAAGGCCGTGCATCATTACCCGCTGGATCATTATCCGCTCTGGCGTGAAGAACTCGGCGATCTGCCGGCGCTTGCCGTTCCCGGCGGATTTGGCGAGAACATCTCGGCATCCGGCCCGACCGAAAACACCGTCGCTGTGGGAGATGTTTTCCGGCTGGGCACGGCACTTTTGCAGGTCTCGCAAGGGCGGCAGCCCTGCTGGAAGCTCAACCACCGCTTCAACGTGGCGGACATGGCCCGCCGTGTGCAGCAGAGCGGCCGCACCGGCTGGTATTATCGCGTGCTGGAAGACGGACTCGTTAAGACGGGAGACCGGCTTGAACTGGTGGACCGCATCGCGTCGGACTGGACGCTGCACCGGCTCTGGCATGCGCTTTATGTCGACCGGCTGAACCTGGACGAACTGAAGGGCATAGCAGCCCTCGACGTGCTGGCCGAAGGCTGGCGGAAATATGCGGTTCGGCGGCTCGAGAGCGGTCGGGTGGAGGATTGGCGCAACAGACTGGACGGCACTGCATGA
- the bioB gene encoding biotin synthase BioB, producing MTGAKIRTDWTMDEARAIHALPFPDLIHRAQTVHRAHFDPTAIETASLLSIKTGGCPEDCGYCSQSAHHRTDVKATKLMATDDVLEAARRARDAGAQRFCMGAAWRSPKDRDMDTLCAMVQGVSELGLETCMTLGMLKPDQVARLKAAGLDFYNHNIDTAPDYYREIATTRTMADRLETVEHVRKGGIRVCCGGIVGMGETEEDRIAMLVTLATLPTHPDSVPVNLWNPVEGVPVQETASPVDPFALVRLVALARILMPASVVRLSAGRTGMSDELQALCFLAGANSIFVGEQLLTTGNPAAWRDHDLLQRLGMHVAPARPQGSAMAAE from the coding sequence ATGACCGGCGCCAAGATCAGAACCGACTGGACCATGGACGAGGCGCGGGCGATCCACGCCCTTCCGTTTCCGGACCTGATCCACCGGGCGCAGACCGTGCATCGGGCCCATTTCGACCCGACCGCGATCGAGACGGCGAGCCTCTTGAGCATCAAGACCGGCGGCTGCCCTGAGGATTGCGGCTATTGCTCGCAATCTGCCCACCACCGGACCGACGTGAAGGCGACGAAGCTGATGGCGACCGACGATGTGCTGGAAGCCGCCCGGCGCGCGAGGGACGCGGGCGCGCAGCGCTTCTGCATGGGGGCTGCCTGGCGCAGCCCCAAGGACCGCGACATGGACACGCTCTGCGCCATGGTGCAGGGAGTCTCGGAACTCGGGCTCGAAACCTGCATGACGCTCGGCATGCTGAAACCGGATCAGGTGGCGCGGCTGAAGGCGGCCGGGCTCGATTTCTACAACCACAATATCGATACCGCGCCGGACTATTACCGCGAGATCGCCACCACGCGGACGATGGCGGACCGGCTGGAGACGGTCGAGCATGTTCGCAAGGGCGGCATCAGGGTCTGTTGCGGCGGGATCGTCGGCATGGGCGAGACGGAAGAGGATCGCATCGCCATGCTGGTGACGCTCGCGACCTTGCCCACCCATCCCGACAGCGTGCCGGTCAACCTGTGGAACCCGGTCGAGGGCGTGCCGGTGCAGGAAACTGCAAGCCCGGTCGATCCGTTCGCGCTCGTCCGGCTCGTGGCGCTCGCGCGCATCCTGATGCCGGCCTCGGTGGTGCGGCTCTCCGCTGGACGCACGGGAATGAGCGATGAATTGCAGGCGCTCTGCTTCCTTGCCGGCGCGAATTCCATTTTCGTTGGCGAGCAGTTGCTGACGACCGGCAACCCCGCGGCCTGGAGGGACCACGACCTGTTGCAACGGCTCGGGATGCATGTGGCGCCCGCCAGGCCGCAAGGCTCCGCCATGGCGGCCGAGTAG